AGCTACGGCCTGCTGATGTAGGAGAGGAAGTCATTCTGTgtggctgggttcaatacctgaGGTTTGACATGTTTCACTGTTTCAAACACTTTATTCTTCTCACATACTGCTTCTATTCATATTTAAAGTGGCCTATATCATCACATGGAAAGAATTGCATTTTGCTGACTCTAACAGTGTACACATTGTTTTGCTCCAATCAGACAGGATTTATTTGTTATCATGAGAGATTTCAGTGGCTTGGCACAAATTCTTATCCCGCAAGACGAGGTAAGACTGTTTAACAGTTTTATGAATTATTCCAAAAACACTACTGCAGTTTATATTTCTGGTAATCAAATTCCGATGTATATGTCATATATTTTAATGTTACTATATATTGACtatatatttatttgtaattTCTGTCTCGGTCTAGGACAAAATTAATCTGAAAACAGCCTTGTGTGACTTACCACCTGAATCAGTGATCAGGGTGAAAGGCACGGTCAGGCTTCGACCAGATGGACAAGAGAACAAGGTGAGACTGTGATGACAAGACAAGTGGCAGTAACATTTACCATCAGTGTTACTGTGAATGACTCCATTCTGATTGTGTCgccattttgtaaattgtaggaGATGCCCACCGGAGAGATCGAGGTTCTTGCAGAGAGTGTGGAGATTCTAAATGTCTGCCGTAAGCTTCCCTTTGAAATCAAAGATTTTGTGAAAGTGAGTACATGATTAAACACATTATTTACGCGTAATAAcatcacacacaaaaaacaaaccCATTTATTGTTAGCATTATTATTTCAGTATTGATGAGCTTTACTCTTTGTTTACAGAAATCTGAATCCCTTCGTATGCAGTATCGCTATTTGGACCTTCGTTCGTCACAAATGCAGTATAACCTGAGGCTGAGGTCCCAGCTAGTGATGAAGATGAGAGAGTACCTGTGCAATGTGCATGGTACGGGTCCTTGAGATGCCTCTCCAGTtcctatcctactgtactgtggtgtatttgttttcaaaatattttttgtttcCCTGATTCCAGGGTTTGTGGATGTTGAAACTCCTACCTTATTTAAGAGGACTCCAGGGGTAGGTGCTTTCCATTGTTCTCGACACATTTTACTTTCTCCAAACACTATTTTGGATCAATTATGTGTATTATAGAGTAGGAGCTCCTCTATGAAATTATTTATAAAGGAGTCAGTCCTCCCttcatgtttttgtattttcCAGGGTGCAAAGGAATTTGTGGTGCCCTCAAGAGAACCTGGTCGATTTTACTCGCTGCCTCAGAGTCCACAGCAGTTTAAACAGCTTCTCATGGTGGCTGGCATTGACAGGTAAACAAAATGCATCCGTTGTACTGAATCACCAATTACATTGTTACACTTGATGCCGTGTCCATTGTTTCATAGATCAACAACTTTGGTTTTGAGATTCTAATTATAGCTCTATAATGTAAATTGATCTTGCAGGTACTTTCAACTGGCCCGGTGCTACAGAGATGAGGGTTCCAAACCAGACAGACAACCGGAATTTACCCAGGTAATGCGATGATTAGCTCTGAGAAGAGACATGATCAACTATTTCTTGGCAGATGAGTGTCGAACAGCTTTAATGGGGTTCCTAGtttgatacagacacacacacaaacacacagataatCCAAGTCTAATTCTGCCCTCCTTCTGCTACAATGCCTCTTATCTATCCTCCATAGGTGGACATTGAGATGTCCTTTGTGGATCAAGCTGGAATCCGAGGGCTGATTGAGGGCTTGGTCCAGTACTCCTGGCCTGTGGAGAAAGATCCTGTCTCCACACCCTTCCCCTGCATAACGTATGAAAAAGCAATGAAGGACTATGGAGTGGACAAGCCAGACACACGATTCGCCATGAAGGTTTGCTCTAAATACTTAGATATGATTTTACATTTTGGGAGGTATTTTTAAATGCTACAATCTGATAGTGAAGTAAGAATATCCTGCTCCAGTGTTTTAGGTTGAAATGTGTTTCCTGCTTATATAGCTCATGGACATCAGTAAAACATTCCACAACACAGAAATAGAGTTCCTTAAAGATGCCCTCAACCAACCAGGAGGCTGTATCCAGGCAATCTGTATCCCAGATGGAGCAGTAAgtacagtttaaaaaaataataaaggaTTCTGGTAGACTtggggttgcaaagggtcggaaactctCCGGGAAatttctgtttttttcccggaaattttctatgggaagttaagccctggaatttggggaattttgcttaaattcatgaaaaggttagcttataacagtgaacctttttttgtgggatacacataaggcaattctaggtcttgtggcatattttggttaaactatccccaattcaatggaattgcaaccctctgcatgcacagtgcattcttccatcacatgtacagctgattctcaagatcttgcacactaatgagatgctattgagcccacactactacactatctgagccaaggactacatgctttctggtaagttttgattataatactgggtggggtgaatatattttacatGACATACatcattttttgttaactagtaaatagtagcctacagcaaagtgtgtttaatgcaacaaagatgcagaatcatctggccaagtgcataaagttccctcagcgctcacaagcaacctctgacaaaagtccctgtacttctatttgaggtgaaaatgatgaatcagacaccttatcgatagcaacagttCATGGGCCTCCTGGAATcagacgtttttttttttaactcaatggaggaacgtagtcagataaatgctgatgaatgtcttgctcgagctgtgtatgcaactggttcacctctaatgctcacaggcaatgtatattggaagagattttctgaatgttctttgcccagcatacacccctccaaccagacatgctttatctactaatttgctggatgcagagttcaacagagttcaagtgaaggtcaagcaaatcatagagaaagcagactgtattgcagtcatctctgatgggtggtcaaatgttcgtgggcaaagaataattaactacatctccacccctcaaccagtattctacaagagcacagacgccagggacaacagacacaccggtctctacattgcagatgagctgaaggcagtcatcaatgaccttggagcacagaaggtatttgcactggtgacagacaatgctgcgaacatgaaggctcaTTAGGACCCTACCctgaaatggttaggtatgtgaagggtcatcaagttatagcagcagtcTACCTCACCaggcaaagtgagaagaataagatcaccacattgaagctgcccagcaacacccgttggggtggtgttgtcagcaTGTTTGAAAATCTCCAGGagaggaaggagtctctccatgaaatggccatatcacagtctgccaatACGGACAGCCCCggcaagaggatcctcctggatgatgtattttgggagagagtggtaagcagcctgaaactcctgaaccctatagcagtagccattgcatggaAAGGGAGACAAGCATCCCGCTCTGCTGCaaaaatccgtactgccctgcccacttacTGTTCAgagaaactgcagttctgaaatacatcaaaaagtgtggagacttctgcctgaagcccatacacgccgcagcgtacatgttggaccccaagtacgCTGGCAAAAgcttcctgtctggtgcagagatcaacaaggcctatggctTCATCACTACCGtatctcgccaccttggcctggatgagggcaaggttcttggcagtctggcaaagtacacttccaagcaagggctttgggatggagatgcaatatggcagttgtgccaacatatctcatcagccatctgggtggaagggactttgtggatctgaggctctttcccctgttgtctccatcatcctccaaatcccaccaacatcagccgcctcagagcgcaactgggccttgtttgggaacacacacaccaaagcacgcaacaggctgaccaacacAAGGGTTGAAAATCGGTGGCCATCCGGGCATTTTTGAGgattttgagcctgacaacgagccatcaacaaggttggaaagtgacagtgaagatgaggactcagagtctgatgttcaagaggtggacattgaggaggtccagggaaaagacatggaagcctgagatgAAGACAAGCAAAGCTTTattttctagactatcattttacagatgtatgtggGAAATGtgatggatcattcaatattccctttattttgttgttcagtgaaatcatcccatgtgaagagtaaATTCATTTAATTCAAGTTCAATCTGTAACTAATATTGTTTTTTTTCTATTGGAACGATTTAATTGCAAGTATGTCTGCTTATGATAAGATAAAAGGTTTATGCTTCTCTCTTCGtttgatatggtaaatatatccaatgcaaaaaaacatctacatttaaatggtattaatcatattaatttgcatatagtTCCTTTAATTCCCGTtcattcccacggaaagtttccacctctgaatattccctaaaatgtgcaaccctaggtaGACTGTTCTAGTAGATTCTGTTAGCCTATTATTTTCGTTAAGATTTGTGCATCAAATAAAGATTGTCTAAGCTTATTGTGATGATAtagtgcctatagaaagtctatACCCCCTTTCAAAATGTTCACCTTTTGTTGTCTTACCGCCTTGAATTACAGTACATTGAAATAGTTGTTTTCCCATTGATCTACACATCCTAACCCCACAATGTCTAAGTGAAAAATATAAAATTTGGGGGGGgaaatctataaaaaaaaaaagaaatagctTGGTTGGATCAGTGTCCACCCCTTTGTAATAGCAATCATAAATTAGCTCAAGTGTAACCAATCACCTTCAAAATCACACACCAAGTTAAGCAAACACTCAACAATGAGCACCAAGGTGCTTTCAAAAGAACtctgggacaaagttgtggaaagGCACTGATCAGGGGATGGGTATGAAACATTTCAAAGGCCTTGAATATCCCTTGGAGCACAGTCAAGACGATTATGAAGAAGTGGAATGTTTATGGCACGAACAAGACCCTGCCTACATTAGGCCATCCCTCCAAGCTAGATGACTGAGCAAGTAGGAGACTGATCAGAGGCTATCAAGAGTCCAATGGCAACTTTGAAAGAACGACAGGCATTTATGGCCAAGACTGGTCAAAGTATGCATGTGACAACAATATTCCAAGCGCTTCACAAATTTAGCATGTATGGTAGGGTGGCAAGAAGGAAGCCAttactcatttacatttacatttacatgtaaGTCACTCATGAAAGCCCACCTTGAATCCCATTTGAAGTATGCAAAAAAATATTTGGGAGTTTTGTGGACTGAACAAACTAAAATAGAattctttggcctaaatgcaaagcgtTACGTTTGGTGCAAACCGAACACGGCAcatcacccaaagaacaccatccctactgtgaagcctGGATGGCAGAATCATGTTACGGGGATGTTTCTCATTGTCAGGGACTGGGAAAGAAGTGATGGTATGGAAAATGAATGGAGAAATGTACAGAGAagtccttgaggaaaacctgctaCCCTCTGCAAGAATGCTGAAACTAGGACTTATTTTAACCTTTCAGCATTCCAACAACCAGAAGCACAGCCAAAGCTACAGTGGAGAAGCTAAGGAATAAAAAGGTACATTTCCTTGCGTGGCCGAGTCCGAGCACCCACCTACATTCAATCTAAAATTTGTGGcatgacttgaagattgctgtccatcaatgctTCCCAAGGAACTTGACAGCGcttaaacagttttgtaaagaatggtcaaatatttaggtattttattaggatcctcattagctgttgTGAAGCAGaagctacttttcctggggtccacacaagaCATGAAACATGCCATAATACAGaatattaatagacaagaacagctcaaggacagaactacatatgtTTAAAAATGgcacaaatagcctacatatGAATGCATATGCACAAAATATCTacgtcaaataggggagaggcgttgtgccgtgaggtgtagctttatctgttttttttaaaccaggtttgctgtttatttgagcaatatgagatggaaggaagttccatgaaATAAAGGctctataatactgtacgttttcttgaatttgttctggatttggggactatgaaaagacccctggtggcatgtctggtgggataagtgtgtgtgtcagagctgtgtgtatgttgactatgcaaacaacttggaattttcaacacattgtttcttataaaaagaagcgATGCAGTCAGGCTCTCAACAACTCTTAGccaggaaagactggcatgcatcgtatttatattagccctctgattacaatgaagagcagcacctgctgctctgttctgggccagctgcagcttaactaggtctttccttgcagcatttgcccacatgactggacaataagacaaaactagagcctgcaggacatGCAGAAGTTGGTAGAGACCTAATcacagctgtaatttctgccaaaggtgcttccacctcGCAGAGGGGGTGGAGACATATCCAattatgatatttcagtttagtatttttaatatatataatttGTGTATGATGGTCGATAATTGTGTTTAAATAAGGATTTTATTCCCATGAAACTCTGATGCActgacaacaaaatgtgaaaaaagtttaAGGGGGTGTCGACTTTTTATAGGACATCTGTGTTCAATATTTCACTCCAGAAACATCTGAAGGGCAAAGATCATGAATCACTGAAGCAAACTGCCAGGACCCAATTCGGCCAGGTATGTAACCTCACGTTTTAGCTGCTTTTACAGGACATTCAACAAAAGAGAACAACTGTCTTCATGAAATATTAATCTGGAATATGATCAATAAGCCAAGATGACTGTGAAGAAAATGTTGAACGAAGCACATTAAATAATTGCCCTGAGGCAAGGGTAGACCTCACCAATCCAAGAGTTGTGCAATCCTGAAAATCTTGTAGGACCCCTTTTATAACGAAGTGACATGATTGGTAAACACACAACTCATTTGAGACTCCATTATGGCTAATGATTTATTGGGTTTAGCAATTCATAGTTAGAGATATGAAAACTCAATGACTGCTAGGCATTCAAGTCTGTTGGCGCCATGCCCGGAGACTAGCTGCATCAGGAATGCCAATTAAGCCTAGTATTTTTTgtgatgtttttgtatttttttcccaaGGAAGTGAGTGTAGTTTTGGTGAAGGCAGATGGTGCATTGAAGTCTCCCCTCAACAGACTCATGCCAGCCTCAGCTAAACAGCAGCTGCTCCAGATGGCCCAGGCCAGACCTGGGGACCTGCTGCTCATCTCTGCTGGGACGCAGGAATGTGTGGTGAGTTACAATCTGATTtggtcccaaacggcaccctgcctatatagtggactacttttaacCGGGGTCCATatggctctggtgaaaagtagtgcactatgtggggaatagggtgccatttgggatgtagatccTTTGCATGCCTCACCTCCATTAAAGATAACCATCATGGAACAATTTCAAAGTTAGCCCTGTTGGTCGAAATAAGTGATGTGGTGGTCAGTGCTTTGAGGTTGATCGCTTGATATGAACCAGTTGCACAGTATAGTTCATACACATAACACACTGCAAAGTTtgatttgttttctttttttgaattaaaagcTAAATGTTTATATTTGTCTAATGCGTCATTGGGCCTGGTACAGATGATACACCAAAATTGATGGTTGTTTTGTTCAAATGAAAAAGTATTTCAGAAACTATTCAAACCTGTTGActttcttcacattttgttgtgttacagcctgaatttaaaatgtattaaattgaaatgtgccactggcctacacacaataccccataatgtcagtgcAATTATGTTTTTAGGAATGTTTACTCCTTAattaatgaaaagctgaaatttgagtcaataagtactcctttgttatggcaagcctaaaaagTTAATGAGTAAAAATGAtcttaataagttgcatggactcactctgtgtgcaataatagtgtttaacatcatttttgaatgactacctcatctctttacCCCACGCATACAGTTATCTGCAAGGTTCCTCAGTCAAGCAattaatttcaaacacagattcaaccacaaagaccaagggtgttttccatttttttatttttttattattattttttttcacctttatttaaccaggtaggctagttgagaacaagctctcatttacaactgcaacctggccaagataaagcaaagcagtgtgacacagacaacaacacagagttacacatggagtaaacaataaacaagccaataacacaataaacaagccaatgacacagtagaaaaaaagaaagtctatatacagtgtgtgcaaaaggcatgaggaggtaggcaataaataggccataggagcaaataattacaatttagcagattaacactggagtgataaatgagcatatgatgatgtgcaagtagaaatactgatgtgcaaaagagcagaaaagtaaataaaataaaaacagtatggggatgaggtaggtagattgggttggcaatttacagatggactatatacagctgcagcgatcggttagcagctcaggtagctgatgtttaaagttggtgagggaaataaaagtctccaacttcagcgaaaactgaggatggatcaacaacattgtatttactcCACAATTCTAACATAAATGAAGGAAGCCTttaaagaataaaaatattccaaaacatgcatcctgttttgcaataaggcactaaagtgaaACTGCAATTTCTTTCTCAGAAATtaactttgtcctgaatacaaagtgttatgtttgtggcgaatccaacacatcactgagtaccactcttcatattttcaagcatggtgttggctgcatcatgttatgggtatgctttttttaggataaaaaaatgGAATAGAGCACAGTCAAAATCCCAGAGGAAAACCTTGTTCTGTCTGCTttctaacagacactgggagtcaaattcacctttcagcaggacaataacctaaagcacaaggccaaatatacactggagttgcttaccaagatgacattgaatgttcctgagtagcctagttacagttttgacttaaatcgtcttgaaaatctttGGCAAGCCTTGAAAATGTCTGTTTAGCAAtgctcaacaaccaacttgacagagctttaagaactttaaaaataataatgtgcaaatattgtacaaatattgtgcaaagctcttatagacttacccagaaagactcacatctttattcgctgccaaaggtaattTTAACATGTATTGAGTCGTGTGTGAAtatgtatgtaaattagatatttcaattttatgggatattgtgtgtagatggcagagaaaaaaaaatatttaatccattttgaattcaggctgtgtcacaacaacatgtggaataagtcaaggggtatgaatactttctgaaggtactgtagctGTGGAGCAATAGTGTACTTTTGTCGAAAAGCTATGGAAGGAATTGCAATCAAATAAAAGAAAATGAAGAAGTGTGTCAAATCCACCCATGCAATAGTCAATTGTCAGGTGTCAGAGGCTTTTGTGACCAAGCAGTTGAAAGCCAGTGCGTTCTGAAAATAAACAATGTTTTTGACATTCAATAACACAGAACAACCTTTTACTTTTGTTTTTCACGCTGAGTACAGTTTTCACTCTCCTGATTTCCATTATTCCTCCCACAGCGCCCTTTGTTGGGCAAGTTGAGGCTTCAGTGTGCTGAACTCCTAGAGGGCTCCGGTGTGGCTGTTCGAGACCCCTCAGCGTTTCACTTTCTGTGGGTGGTAGACTTCCCACTGTTCCTGCCAAAAGAAGAGGACCCTGATCAGCTTGAGTCAGCCCACCATCCTTTCACTGCACCTCTCCCTGAGGATGCTCATCTCCTGTATTCACTGCCTCACAAGGTTAGGGTCATATACAGTAGGAGGAGGGTTGTCTCCTTGGTCACATATTTATAGAGAAGAACCCTCTCATCAACTTGTTTCTGTGCCCTTCCATGCTGTTTGGTACAAATAGAAAACTGTtaaagaaagtgttgtctgacATAGCTGTCACTGTGCTATTTCCAACCAGGATGTGGTCCAAACAAGAAGTTTGGAAATTCAAAACTATGTATTCAAGTATAACcaataataaaaatgtatttattagtaTAAACTACTCACCATAAGTCAGTCTATCAATATAAACAAACTTGACATCAGAGTATCCTGTACTGTAACTTCCTATTCACTGAGACCATATCATTCATCTATGTCTCCTGTGTCAATATGGCAGGTACGCGGCCAGCATTATGACCTGGTCCTGAATGGGTGTGAGATTGGAGGAGGATCCATTCGTATTCACAAGGCCTCTGATCAGCAGCATGTGCTGGAGACAATCCTCAAGGTAATGAACTTGGACTGGATAAGTAAGAGTACCAGAATGCTGATCTCCAATGTCCCATTTCTATCAGGTTGAGGAGGATATGCAAGCACAGTTACCATTAGTATACTGTATGTCGAAAGGCGCTGCATTGGAAAGCGGACATTTTGGGTGCTCCTGACCAACCATTTTTGTTTTGCCGCTGATCgtaactttttttgtacataacATTTCCGCCGTTGTTTCCTATGACCGGAATAGcctctggacatcagaacagctatcactaacctcgatttAGACGAGGACTTCTAGTTTTTTCTGGACCAGGTCCAAATCCCCGACACTCATCGGAGGAGGAGACGGCGCTATAGAGGCCGGCGCCTCTataggttttccactagatgttggaacattgctgcggggacttgcttccattcagccacaagcattcgtgaggtcgggcactgatgttggacgattaggcttGGTTCGCAGTCGttcaaattcatcccaaaggtgtccgatggggttgaggtcagggctctgtgcaggacagtcaagttcttccacaccgatctcgacaaacctgTATGGACcccgctttgtgcatgggggcattgtcctgctgaaacaggaaagggctttccccaaactgttcccaCAAGGTTGGAAGCATAGAagcatctagaatgtcattgtatgctgtagcgtaaaGATTATCCTTCATtgaaactaaggggccttgcccgaaccatgaaaaacagtcccagaccattattcctcctccaccaaaatgtacagttggcactatgcattcgggcaggtagcgttctcctggcatccgccaaacccagatccatccgtcggactgccagatggtgaagcgtgagtcatcactccagagaacgcctttccactgctccagagtctagtgGTCGGcgagcttcacaccactccagccgacgcttggcattgcgcatggtgatcttaggcttgtgtgtggctgcacaGCCATGGAATCCCATATCATGAAGCTCctctgacgaacagttcttgtgctgatgttgcttccagaggcaatttgaaattcagtagtgagtgttgcaaccgaggacagacgatttttacacgcttcagcactcggcagtcccgttctgtgaacttatgtggcctaccacttcacggctagaccgttgttgctcctagacgtttccacttcaaaataacatcacttacagttgaccgggtaaGCTCCAGCAAAgctgaaatttgacaaactgacttgttggaaagttggcatcttctgacagtgccacgttgaaagtcactgagctcttcagtaaggcctttctacggccaatgtttgtctatggagattgcatggctgtg
Above is a window of Salmo salar chromosome ssa03, Ssal_v3.1, whole genome shotgun sequence DNA encoding:
- the dars2 gene encoding aspartate--tRNA ligase, mitochondrial, with protein sequence MANKSRALAQRMLLICRQETRAYSLWRRTTIPIASQGHLIKPSIMHLRFSLNVNKHSTCTTGSSSLSFRSHTCGELRPADVGEEVILCGWVQYLRQDLFVIMRDFSGLAQILIPQDEDKINLKTALCDLPPESVIRVKGTVRLRPDGQENKEMPTGEIEVLAESVEILNVCRKLPFEIKDFVKKSESLRMQYRYLDLRSSQMQYNLRLRSQLVMKMREYLCNVHGFVDVETPTLFKRTPGGAKEFVVPSREPGRFYSLPQSPQQFKQLLMVAGIDRYFQLARCYRDEGSKPDRQPEFTQVDIEMSFVDQAGIRGLIEGLVQYSWPVEKDPVSTPFPCITYEKAMKDYGVDKPDTRFAMKLMDISKTFHNTEIEFLKDALNQPGGCIQAICIPDGAKHLKGKDHESLKQTARTQFGQEVSVVLVKADGALKSPLNRLMPASAKQQLLQMAQARPGDLLLISAGTQECVRPLLGKLRLQCAELLEGSGVAVRDPSAFHFLWVVDFPLFLPKEEDPDQLESAHHPFTAPLPEDAHLLYSLPHKVRGQHYDLVLNGCEIGGGSIRIHKASDQQHVLETILKEDPSLLSHLLEALDSGAPPHGGIALGLDRFLSIIVGAPSIRDVIAFPKSFRGHDLMSRAPDFVSEDELKSYHISVNWPAGDEGNQEK